The Triplophysa rosa unplaced genomic scaffold, Trosa_1v2 scaffold46_ERROPOS99417, whole genome shotgun sequence genome includes a region encoding these proteins:
- the lclat1 gene encoding lysocardiolipin acyltransferase 1 isoform X1 encodes MAMVSLRGLFFIITLFLGSFYGSVFMLGPVLPLMLLSPAWYRWITDRIVATWLTLPVALLELVFGVKVVITGDGFVPGERSVIIMNHRTRLDWMFLWCCLLRFSYLRLEKICLKAALKVVPGFGWAMQMASFIFIHRRWEDDRTHMTNMLQYFCHIREPVQLLLFPEGTDLTDNTRAKSDEFAERNGLPKYEFVLHPRTTGFTFIVDTLRKGNNLDAVHDITVAYPQNIPQTERHLVLGQFPREIHFHVQRYPVSSLPRSTAQLQSWCQERWAEKEQRLRDFYQAVPRAFDAPEARVPPCKSELRVTLIKAASLLYWSSFIALSCVGLWLWVPLRIFFLLMVIFFLGLQRLMGGIEMMELACHRHWNSLSSKEGRSDETEWRLLSTADSSNQNLRFSTHQSKRQCHHSSNTCMEGR; translated from the exons ATGGCGATGGTGTCTCTGAGAGGTCTCTTCTTCATCATTACTCTGTTCTTGGGCAGTTTCTATGGCAGCGTCTTCATGTTGGGTCCAGTTCTGCCTCTCATGCTGTTGTCCCCTGCATGGTACCGCTGGATTACTGACCGCATTGTGGCCACCTGGCTTACGCTGCCAGTG GCGTTGTTGGAGCTTGTGTTTGGGGTGAAGGTGGTGATAACAGGTGATGGTTTTGTTCCTGGTGAGCGAAGCGTAATAATAATGAACCATCGCACCAGATTGGATTGGATGTTCCTGTGGTGCTGTCTGCTGAGGTTCAGCTACCTGCGTCTGGAGAAGATTTGCCTTAAAGCCGCGCTGAAGGTCGTGCCTGGATTTG GTTGGGCGATGCAGATGGCCTCCTTCATCTTTATCCATCGTCGCTGGGAAGACGACCGTACTCACATGACCAACATGCTGCAGTATTTCTGCCACATCAGAGAACCAGTGCAGCTTCTGCTGTTCCCCGAGGGAACGGACCTCACCG ATAACACTCGCGCCAAGAGTGACGAGTTTGCTGAAAGAAACGGCCTTCCCAAATACGAGTTTGTCCTTCACCCGCGGACAACTGGCTTCACCTTCATCGTTGACACTCTGAGGAAAG GTAATAACTTGGATGCTGTCCACGATATTACTGTTGCTTATCCCCAGAACATCCCGCAGACGGAGCGCCACTTAGTGCTGGGCCAGTTCCCACGCGAGATCCACTTTCATGTTCAGCGGTACCCCGTGTCATCCCTGCCTCGATCCACTGCGCAGCTGCAGTCCTGGTGTCAGGAGCGCTGGGCCGAGAAAGAACAGCGACTACGAGACTTTTATCAGGCCGTTCCGCGTGCTTTCGATGCTCCTGAAGCTCGCGTGCCTCCGTGTAAGAGCGAGCTGAGAGTAACGCTTATTAAAGCTGCGTCGCTTCTTTATTGGAGCTCGTTCATCGCTCTCTCTTGTGTGGGACTGTGGCTCTGGGTCCCTTTGCGAATCTTCTTCCTGTTGATGGTGATCTTCTTCCTGGGTCTACAGCGGTTGATGGGTGGGATTGAGATGATGGAATTGGCGTGTCATCGACACTGGAATAGTCTGAGTTCAAAGGAAGGACGGAGCGATGAAACTGAg TGGAGATTGTTGTCCACCGCAGACTCTTCTAATCAAAATCTCAGATTCTCGACACACCAGAGCAAGCGGCAGTGTCATCACAGCAGTAATACATGTATGGAGGGTCGATGA
- the lclat1 gene encoding lysocardiolipin acyltransferase 1 isoform X2, with protein sequence MAMVSLRGLFFIITLFLGSFYGSVFMLGPVLPLMLLSPAWYRWITDRIVATWLTLPVALLELVFGVKVVITGDGFVPGERSVIIMNHRTRLDWMFLWCCLLRFSYLRLEKICLKAALKVVPGFGWAMQMASFIFIHRRWEDDRTHMTNMLQYFCHIREPVQLLLFPEGTDLTDNTRAKSDEFAERNGLPKYEFVLHPRTTGFTFIVDTLRKGNNLDAVHDITVAYPQNIPQTERHLVLGQFPREIHFHVQRYPVSSLPRSTAQLQSWCQERWAEKEQRLRDFYQAVPRAFDAPEARVPPCKSELRVTLIKAASLLYWSSFIALSCVGLWLWVPLRIFFLLMVIFFLGLQRLMGGIEMMELACHRHWNSLSSKEGRSDETEIQRCKLPSCCMSQTHLQFLLLSVVVIHVPL encoded by the exons ATGGCGATGGTGTCTCTGAGAGGTCTCTTCTTCATCATTACTCTGTTCTTGGGCAGTTTCTATGGCAGCGTCTTCATGTTGGGTCCAGTTCTGCCTCTCATGCTGTTGTCCCCTGCATGGTACCGCTGGATTACTGACCGCATTGTGGCCACCTGGCTTACGCTGCCAGTG GCGTTGTTGGAGCTTGTGTTTGGGGTGAAGGTGGTGATAACAGGTGATGGTTTTGTTCCTGGTGAGCGAAGCGTAATAATAATGAACCATCGCACCAGATTGGATTGGATGTTCCTGTGGTGCTGTCTGCTGAGGTTCAGCTACCTGCGTCTGGAGAAGATTTGCCTTAAAGCCGCGCTGAAGGTCGTGCCTGGATTTG GTTGGGCGATGCAGATGGCCTCCTTCATCTTTATCCATCGTCGCTGGGAAGACGACCGTACTCACATGACCAACATGCTGCAGTATTTCTGCCACATCAGAGAACCAGTGCAGCTTCTGCTGTTCCCCGAGGGAACGGACCTCACCG ATAACACTCGCGCCAAGAGTGACGAGTTTGCTGAAAGAAACGGCCTTCCCAAATACGAGTTTGTCCTTCACCCGCGGACAACTGGCTTCACCTTCATCGTTGACACTCTGAGGAAAG GTAATAACTTGGATGCTGTCCACGATATTACTGTTGCTTATCCCCAGAACATCCCGCAGACGGAGCGCCACTTAGTGCTGGGCCAGTTCCCACGCGAGATCCACTTTCATGTTCAGCGGTACCCCGTGTCATCCCTGCCTCGATCCACTGCGCAGCTGCAGTCCTGGTGTCAGGAGCGCTGGGCCGAGAAAGAACAGCGACTACGAGACTTTTATCAGGCCGTTCCGCGTGCTTTCGATGCTCCTGAAGCTCGCGTGCCTCCGTGTAAGAGCGAGCTGAGAGTAACGCTTATTAAAGCTGCGTCGCTTCTTTATTGGAGCTCGTTCATCGCTCTCTCTTGTGTGGGACTGTGGCTCTGGGTCCCTTTGCGAATCTTCTTCCTGTTGATGGTGATCTTCTTCCTGGGTCTACAGCGGTTGATGGGTGGGATTGAGATGATGGAATTGGCGTGTCATCGACACTGGAATAGTCTGAGTTCAAAGGAAGGACGGAGCGATGAAACTGAg ATTCAACGCTGCAAATTGCCGTCCTGCTGCATGTCTCAGACTCATCTCCAGTTTCTTCTTCTCTCTGTTGTTGTCATTCACGTCCCTCTCTAG